One window of Thioflexithrix psekupsensis genomic DNA carries:
- a CDS encoding GNAT family N-acetyltransferase encodes MTKATSRYLLTSALSVPRELEIVLNGPIGPQRVRDDTHIINQNGWYRTITPSAKFSTLNDILFSNLEPTNPDAQIDAIIDEYHQQGLPFTWSVYPWSQPQDLGERLLARGATGITVQAYLAPTSLALDRVDGVEVECVAPASTAGIDAYLEILSAGYQLSPDEETFRRNRYHQLCSEPPSMRLLIARCDGVLAGCLGMVLKTDSAHLTSASVLPQFQARGVFQSLIAASLATLRDMNIPFASGHSNAQSAFWVARFGFKSIYTYTLYELVPTIPKR; translated from the coding sequence ATGACTAAAGCAACAAGTCGTTATCTATTGACTTCTGCGCTAAGTGTACCACGAGAATTAGAAATCGTATTGAACGGGCCTATCGGGCCGCAGCGAGTACGAGACGATACCCACATCATCAATCAAAACGGTTGGTATCGCACGATCACACCATCAGCCAAATTTTCTACGCTGAATGACATCTTGTTCTCAAATCTTGAACCGACAAACCCAGATGCGCAAATCGACGCAATCATTGACGAATACCATCAACAAGGTCTCCCTTTTACTTGGAGTGTTTACCCTTGGAGCCAACCACAGGATTTAGGGGAACGCTTGTTAGCACGCGGGGCAACGGGCATAACCGTGCAGGCCTATTTAGCACCGACTTCGTTGGCACTCGATAGGGTTGATGGGGTTGAGGTGGAATGCGTCGCGCCGGCTTCGACTGCCGGCATTGATGCCTATCTCGAAATTTTATCTGCGGGTTATCAGCTTTCCCCTGATGAAGAAACATTTAGGCGTAATCGCTATCATCAACTGTGTTCAGAACCTCCCAGTATGCGCTTGTTGATTGCGCGCTGTGACGGTGTGCTTGCGGGTTGTTTAGGCATGGTCTTAAAAACCGATTCTGCTCATTTAACCAGTGCCAGCGTATTGCCACAATTTCAAGCGCGTGGTGTGTTTCAATCGTTAATTGCCGCTTCTCTAGCGACACTGCGCGACATGAATATCCCGTTTGCAAGTGGTCACTCAAATGCACAATCCGCCTTTTGGGTAGCGCGTTTTGGCTTTAAATCAATTTATACCTACACTTTGTATGAGTTAGTCCCGACGATACCCAAAAGATGA
- a CDS encoding alanine--tRNA ligase-related protein — MMTNTQLKYLEDTYADTDKATVLRVGQDERGAYMVLDQTIFYPQGGGQPTDTGHIEIEQAVIAVSFVGFNQGEVLHYISEVPSHFEALVGQSCELRVDKAQRLKYAKLHTAGHLIAAIVDGQRGPLRAMKGFHFDDGPYVEFEGKPDGDAESLLATVQTEANTLIQQNLPVVAEMVTYDELKQRCWQIPSYLPEDKPLRVVAIGALDAVPCGGTHVSSLAELGSLSLIKIKSKKGNTKISYQIG, encoded by the coding sequence ATGATGACGAATACGCAATTAAAGTATTTAGAAGATACTTATGCCGATACCGACAAAGCAACGGTGTTGCGCGTGGGGCAAGATGAGCGTGGAGCATACATGGTATTAGATCAAACCATTTTTTATCCACAAGGCGGCGGCCAACCCACCGACACTGGCCACATTGAAATAGAACAAGCGGTGATAGCGGTTTCATTTGTAGGCTTTAATCAAGGCGAAGTGCTGCATTACATTAGCGAAGTGCCAAGCCATTTTGAGGCTTTAGTGGGACAATCGTGTGAATTGCGAGTAGATAAAGCACAGCGATTAAAATATGCAAAATTACACACAGCAGGACATTTAATCGCGGCCATTGTTGATGGACAACGCGGCCCTTTGCGCGCCATGAAAGGCTTTCATTTTGATGACGGCCCTTATGTTGAATTTGAAGGCAAACCAGACGGCGACGCGGAATCATTGCTGGCAACAGTACAAACAGAAGCCAATACCTTAATTCAGCAAAATTTGCCTGTCGTCGCTGAGATGGTCACTTATGACGAATTAAAACAACGTTGTTGGCAAATTCCCAGTTATTTACCAGAAGACAAACCATTACGTGTGGTCGCCATAGGCGCGCTAGATGCGGTGCCTTGTGGGGGAACGCATGTATCCAGTTTAGCTGAGTTGGGTAGCTTGTCCCTGATAAAAATAAAAAGTAAAAAGGGCAATACCAAGATCAGCTATCAAATAGGCTGA
- a CDS encoding IS630 family transposase, translated as MNKRYEDLEELMSTGEAREVKRAMAVRMSLLGFVRAEAALACCVSVQFVDKWKAIYLASGVEGLKLAYKGSPGYLKPREREDVINWIQEKKTITIEELKRYLKEEYDVFYSSNTSYTKLLEEANLSYKKTHKENSAKDEVKVEAKKKEIKDLIDKEREQIESGEVMYWMQDESHQLWGDICGYVWSKKGERTSIKMSNYRTSQTWYGAVNIYTGEFILDRAKKADTKYTIDFINWLIYRYKEARHVIIWDGASYHRSEGLRTYLEKLNGGLPESEWKVRLLRFAPNAPEQNPVEDIWLQGKNWVRKNFHRLSSFKEVTSMFETFLSGKVFKFNKIKQYLIPNI; from the coding sequence ATGAACAAGAGATATGAAGATTTAGAAGAGTTAATGTCAACAGGTGAGGCGAGAGAAGTGAAGCGAGCGATGGCAGTAAGAATGTCTTTGCTTGGTTTTGTGCGTGCGGAAGCGGCTTTAGCGTGTTGTGTCAGTGTGCAATTTGTGGATAAATGGAAAGCCATTTATTTAGCGTCAGGGGTGGAAGGATTAAAGTTAGCGTATAAAGGCTCACCAGGGTATTTAAAGCCGCGTGAACGAGAAGATGTGATTAATTGGATACAAGAAAAGAAGACAATAACAATAGAGGAACTAAAGAGATACTTAAAAGAGGAGTATGATGTTTTCTATTCTTCAAATACTTCTTATACTAAATTATTAGAAGAAGCGAATTTAAGTTATAAGAAGACACACAAAGAGAATTCGGCAAAAGATGAGGTAAAAGTAGAAGCTAAAAAAAAAGAGATTAAGGATTTAATAGATAAGGAGCGTGAACAGATAGAAAGTGGAGAGGTAATGTACTGGATGCAAGACGAAAGCCATCAGTTGTGGGGAGATATTTGTGGTTATGTTTGGTCGAAAAAAGGAGAAAGAACGTCAATAAAGATGAGTAATTATCGCACTTCTCAAACGTGGTATGGAGCGGTGAATATTTATACGGGAGAATTTATTTTAGATAGGGCAAAGAAAGCTGATACAAAATATACGATAGACTTTATTAACTGGCTCATTTACAGATATAAAGAAGCCCGTCATGTGATTATTTGGGATGGTGCAAGTTATCATCGTTCTGAAGGTTTAAGAACTTATTTAGAGAAATTAAATGGGGGACTTCCAGAATCAGAATGGAAAGTTCGTTTATTAAGATTTGCGCCCAATGCCCCAGAGCAAAATCCAGTCGAGGATATTTGGCTTCAAGGTAAGAATTGGGTCAGAAAGAATTTTCATCGTCTATCAAGCTTTAAAGAAGTCACTAGTATGTTTGAGACCTTTTTGTCAGGTAAAGTGTTTAAGTTTAATAAAATTAAACAGTATCTTATACCTAATATCTAG
- a CDS encoding class I adenylate-forming enzyme family protein produces MALNLAEQFFYKAATQPDHPLILGQNSENKTSYQAFQNQINTLAQQLQAYGVQAGDNIGLQYPSGASYIAYVYAIWACGACVTPLPFELTAAEKQQIFEHVHIAAVISHPQALPHISAYLEGETLPLEAKTVFAQVKSVCQAPPELAAINAAFIRFTSGTTGDAKGVVLSHETIYTRIHAANTVLNLNAQDRILWLLSMDYHFAVSIVAYLTFGASIILPQNSFGVTLLTAATNHKATCIYGAPTHYMLMVQDDTGAGLPAELRLAIVTTTALRAEAAEAFYQRFGRVLNETYGIIELGLPAINVSQSRDKQGSVGQVTPGYALRLDRQEELGYGEILLKSDSMLDAYYFPWRSRATILAQQDGWFRTGDLGRFDADGFLYIVGRSKEMISVGGMKFFPEEVEAVLEAHPAIAQACVFDVKERQWGEPAGAQLVLVAGATKPTHDELRAHCRAALASYKIPGQFHYVTELAYTASGKKIRNPNKLKNPPRE; encoded by the coding sequence ATGGCACTGAATCTGGCGGAGCAATTCTTTTATAAAGCGGCAACACAACCCGATCATCCGTTGATTTTGGGACAAAACAGCGAAAATAAAACCAGTTATCAAGCGTTTCAAAATCAAATCAACACCTTAGCGCAGCAATTACAAGCCTATGGAGTCCAGGCCGGTGATAATATCGGCTTACAATATCCCAGTGGCGCGTCTTATATTGCTTATGTTTATGCGATCTGGGCTTGTGGTGCTTGTGTTACTCCTTTGCCTTTTGAACTGACGGCAGCGGAGAAACAACAAATATTTGAACATGTACACATCGCGGCGGTGATTTCTCATCCCCAAGCGTTACCCCACATCAGCGCGTATCTTGAAGGCGAAACACTGCCGCTAGAAGCTAAAACAGTGTTTGCTCAAGTCAAATCGGTTTGCCAAGCCCCGCCGGAACTGGCTGCGATTAATGCGGCGTTTATTCGTTTTACTTCAGGCACGACGGGCGACGCAAAAGGGGTTGTGTTGTCACATGAGACGATTTATACACGTATTCATGCCGCCAATACGGTGCTAAACCTTAATGCCCAAGATCGCATTTTGTGGTTGTTGTCGATGGACTACCATTTTGCAGTTTCCATTGTGGCTTATCTGACCTTTGGTGCCAGTATCATTTTGCCGCAAAATAGTTTTGGCGTGACTTTGCTAACCGCAGCGACCAATCATAAAGCAACCTGTATTTATGGTGCGCCCACCCATTATATGTTGATGGTACAAGATGACACCGGTGCTGGATTACCAGCCGAGTTACGTCTAGCGATTGTCACTACCACAGCTTTACGCGCCGAAGCCGCCGAGGCTTTTTATCAACGCTTTGGCCGAGTATTAAACGAAACCTACGGCATTATTGAATTAGGTTTGCCTGCGATTAATGTGAGTCAGTCACGAGACAAGCAAGGCTCGGTGGGTCAAGTGACACCGGGTTATGCCTTGCGTTTGGATAGGCAAGAAGAGCTTGGTTACGGGGAAATTTTGCTGAAAAGCGACAGCATGTTGGATGCGTATTATTTTCCTTGGCGTTCACGCGCCACGATTCTGGCGCAACAAGATGGTTGGTTTCGCACCGGCGATTTAGGCCGATTCGATGCGGATGGCTTCTTGTATATCGTAGGACGTAGCAAGGAGATGATCAGTGTTGGCGGGATGAAGTTTTTCCCTGAAGAAGTGGAAGCGGTCTTGGAAGCGCACCCTGCCATTGCTCAAGCCTGTGTGTTTGATGTCAAAGAACGTCAATGGGGCGAGCCAGCAGGAGCGCAATTGGTCTTAGTCGCGGGCGCAACAAAGCCCACTCATGATGAATTACGGGCGCATTGTCGTGCGGCATTAGCCAGCTATAAAATACCCGGTCAGTTTCATTACGTCACTGAATTGGCTTATACCGCGAGTGGTAAAAAAATTCGTAATCCAAATAAGTTGAAAAATCCCCCACGAGAGTAA
- a CDS encoding IS630 family transposase, translating to MNKRYEDLEELMSTGEAREVKRAMAVRMSLLGFVRAEAALACCVSVQFVDKWKAIYLASGVEGLKLAYKGSPGYLKPREREDVINWIQEKKTITIEELKRYLKEEYDVFYSSNTSYTKLLEEANLSYKKTHKENSAKDEVKVEAKKKEIKDLIDKEREQIESGEVMYWMQDESHQLWGDICGYVWSKKGERTSIKMSNYRTSQTWYGAVNIYTGEFILDRAKKADTKYTIDFINWLIYRYKEARHVIIWDGASYHRSEGLRTYLEKLNGGLPESEWKVRLLRFAPNAPEQNPVEDIWLQGKNWVRKNFHRLSSFKEVTSMFETFLSGKVFKFNKIKQYLILNI from the coding sequence ATGAACAAAAGATATGAAGATTTAGAAGAATTAATGTCAACAGGTGAAGCGAGAGAAGTGAAGCGAGCGATGGCAGTAAGAATGTCTTTGCTTGGTTTTGTGCGTGCGGAAGCGGCTTTAGCGTGTTGTGTCAGTGTGCAATTTGTGGATAAATGGAAAGCCATTTATTTAGCGTCAGGGGTTGAAGGATTAAAGTTAGCGTATAAAGGCTCACCAGGGTATTTAAAGCCGCGTGAACGAGAAGATGTGATTAATTGGATACAAGAAAAGAAGACAATAACAATAGAGGAACTAAAGAGATACTTAAAAGAGGAGTATGATGTTTTCTATTCTTCAAATACTTCTTATACTAAATTATTAGAAGAAGCGAATTTAAGTTATAAGAAGACACACAAAGAGAATTCGGCAAAAGATGAGGTAAAAGTGGAAGCTAAAAAAAAAGAGATTAAGGATTTAATAGATAAGGAGCGTGAACAGATAGAAAGTGGAGAGGTAATGTACTGGATGCAAGACGAAAGCCATCAGTTGTGGGGAGATATTTGTGGTTATGTTTGGTCGAAAAAAGGAGAAAGAACGTCAATAAAGATGAGTAATTATCGCACTTCTCAAACGTGGTATGGAGCGGTGAATATTTATACGGGAGAATTTATTTTAGATAGGGCAAAGAAAGCTGATACAAAATATACGATAGACTTTATTAACTGGCTCATTTACAGATATAAAGAAGCCCGTCATGTGATTATTTGGGATGGTGCAAGTTATCATCGTTCTGAAGGTTTAAGAACTTATTTAGAGAAATTAAATGGGGGACTTCCAGAATCAGAATGGAAAGTTCGTTTATTAAGATTTGCACCTAATGCCCCAGAGCAAAATCCAGTCGAGGATATTTGGCTTCAAGGTAAGAATTGGGTCAGAAAGAATTTTCATCGCCTATCAAGCTTTAAAGAAGTCACTAGTATGTTTGAGACCTTTTTGTCAGGTAAAGTGTTTAAGTTTAATAAAATTAAACAGTATCTTATACTTAATATCTAG
- a CDS encoding PLP-dependent cysteine synthase family protein, whose translation MHHFDVQSTLDHLCKPSLVQLQSNLFAAKFDLMKIVPARYIVEQALKSGELKPDGLVVESSSGTFALGLAQTCATLGLKLTLKTGYLEPIVEWRLRHLGAHIDTVTNAAGNLREIQEQRFALVRKTLEEVPGSFWTRQHDNPQHPAAYEPISRSIGESLGKVDILVATVGSGGSLCGFAKPLREANPELKVIAVDHNMSAIFGLTTGRAYPLCEENWLSMLGMGSDIVFPNVCHQACDEVHWVPIAQMINTVHDLHRTTGLFVGPTSGAALSVANWMARQYPACRVLAVLPDHGIRYMDTIFNPNWLNKNTEELQRTWSEPELCQSPTEVAGEWTYFPWQRRSYEEVFGHAITHRERRGK comes from the coding sequence ATGCACCATTTTGATGTCCAATCCACCTTAGATCATCTCTGTAAACCCTCATTGGTTCAATTGCAATCCAATTTATTCGCGGCAAAATTCGATCTCATGAAGATCGTGCCTGCGCGTTATATTGTCGAGCAAGCCTTAAAAAGTGGCGAATTAAAACCCGATGGTTTAGTGGTAGAAAGCAGCTCTGGCACTTTTGCGCTGGGTTTAGCCCAAACTTGTGCCACTTTAGGGCTAAAACTCACGCTAAAAACGGGCTATTTAGAACCGATTGTAGAATGGCGTTTGCGCCATTTGGGGGCGCATATTGATACGGTTACCAATGCCGCGGGGAATCTGCGAGAGATTCAAGAACAACGCTTTGCGCTGGTGCGAAAAACGTTAGAAGAAGTCCCTGGCTCTTTTTGGACTCGACAACATGATAACCCACAACATCCCGCCGCCTATGAACCCATTTCGCGCAGCATCGGTGAATCCTTAGGCAAGGTCGATATTTTAGTAGCCACTGTCGGCAGTGGGGGTTCTCTATGTGGATTTGCTAAACCGTTACGAGAAGCAAACCCTGAATTAAAAGTGATTGCCGTGGATCACAATATGTCTGCGATTTTCGGCTTAACCACGGGACGGGCTTACCCTTTATGCGAAGAAAATTGGTTGTCCATGTTGGGTATGGGATCAGATATTGTGTTTCCTAATGTCTGTCATCAGGCTTGTGATGAGGTGCATTGGGTGCCGATTGCACAAATGATCAATACCGTACACGATTTACACCGCACAACGGGCTTATTTGTCGGGCCAACGTCGGGAGCAGCCTTGTCTGTCGCAAATTGGATGGCGCGTCAGTATCCAGCGTGTCGCGTTTTAGCGGTTCTCCCAGATCATGGTATCCGTTATATGGATACGATTTTTAACCCGAATTGGTTAAACAAAAATACAGAAGAATTACAGCGAACTTGGTCTGAACCTGAATTATGTCAATCTCCCACTGAAGTCGCTGGCGAATGGACTTATTTTCCTTGGCAACGTCGCAGTTATGAAGAAGTGTTTGGACATGCCATCACCCATCGAGAACGGCGAGGCAAATAA
- a CDS encoding acyl carrier protein, with protein sequence MEIQDALRDYIIREKFAGQPPAEFDDDFDLIASGTLDSLFMMNLVTYLEQQHQVRFGMNDMVPKHFKSVNALSAFARNQ encoded by the coding sequence ATGGAAATACAAGATGCACTGCGTGATTATATTATTAGAGAAAAATTTGCAGGTCAGCCACCGGCCGAGTTTGATGATGATTTTGATTTGATTGCCTCAGGCACTCTTGATTCGCTGTTTATGATGAATTTAGTCACTTATTTAGAGCAGCAACATCAAGTGCGTTTTGGCATGAATGACATGGTGCCTAAACATTTTAAATCAGTGAATGCCTTGTCAGCTTTTGCGCGTAACCAATGA
- a CDS encoding FAD-dependent oxidoreductase: MYAKSLSASQSCAPLVVVGAGAAGISCALAAALRGVEVYLLEKTAAIGGTVTQTLIHTLGGLFDSEGELLHQGLPAQLLERLLQASPHTKKRRIGKTWVLDVDPARYAQVVTDWMAAISHIKILCQTTISSINIENQTITQLVIHSEGQTLTLQPSVLIDTSGNAEVVRLINPDLVHDGMALGGYIVQLRGIAAGTLVFPKGVALLHELRRAVTQHALPPECASVWLDNGVYPDEIYVKFNIVVSNYQQTHMQAVAMKLLDYLRHIDGFSDARIQTHGELGVRDGGRIQGEYCLTEADVIAGRQFEDAACLACWPIEHWHPEKGITLQYLPSGQAYTIPLRSLKVAGFTNLWAVGKCLSAEPRAQASARVVGTCWAMGEAVGQHLAERLTWH; this comes from the coding sequence ATGTACGCTAAGTCGTTGAGCGCGTCTCAATCATGTGCGCCGCTTGTTGTTGTTGGCGCGGGAGCCGCTGGTATAAGCTGTGCGTTAGCAGCGGCTTTGCGTGGTGTAGAAGTGTATTTGCTTGAAAAAACCGCTGCAATAGGTGGTACGGTAACACAAACATTGATACATACCCTGGGTGGCTTGTTTGACAGTGAAGGTGAGTTACTCCACCAAGGGCTACCGGCACAGTTGCTTGAGCGACTATTGCAAGCAAGCCCGCATACGAAAAAGCGACGCATTGGCAAAACGTGGGTATTAGATGTTGATCCTGCGCGATATGCGCAAGTGGTGACGGATTGGATGGCCGCAATAAGTCATATTAAAATACTGTGCCAAACCACGATCAGCAGTATTAATATTGAAAATCAAACAATTACCCAGCTTGTGATTCATAGCGAAGGGCAAACATTGACGTTGCAGCCCTCTGTCCTAATTGATACCAGCGGTAATGCTGAAGTTGTCCGTTTGATAAATCCTGACCTAGTGCATGACGGCATGGCTTTAGGGGGTTATATTGTGCAACTGCGTGGCATCGCCGCGGGTACTTTGGTGTTTCCCAAAGGGGTGGCTTTGTTGCATGAGCTTCGCCGTGCTGTGACACAACATGCGCTACCGCCAGAATGTGCAAGCGTTTGGTTAGACAATGGCGTTTATCCTGATGAAATTTATGTCAAATTTAATATAGTCGTCTCCAACTATCAGCAAACACACATGCAGGCGGTGGCAATGAAACTGTTGGATTATTTGCGTCATATAGATGGGTTTAGTGATGCGAGGATTCAAACGCATGGTGAATTAGGTGTGCGTGATGGCGGCCGCATTCAGGGAGAATATTGTCTTACGGAAGCCGATGTGATCGCGGGACGACAATTCGAGGATGCGGCCTGTCTGGCGTGTTGGCCGATAGAACACTGGCACCCAGAAAAAGGCATTACGCTACAATATTTGCCATCAGGACAAGCTTATACGATTCCTTTGCGCAGTTTAAAAGTGGCCGGGTTTACCAATCTGTGGGCGGTCGGTAAATGTCTGTCGGCTGAACCTCGCGCACAAGCTTCAGCACGTGTTGTGGGGACTTGTTGGGCGATGGGGGAGGCGGTTGGTCAACATTTGGCGGAGCGTTTGACATGGCACTGA
- the glmS gene encoding glutamine--fructose-6-phosphate transaminase (isomerizing), with translation MCGIIGAVAERDVVPILLEGLKRLEYRGYDSVGVAIIDQALQGLRRERVAGKVRQLEQVLKQHSMYSPIGIAHTRWSTHGKPSEVNAHPHFAKDKVAVVHNGIIENHQILRQALQQKGHIFQSETDTEVIAHLIHDNWLEMGDLTAAIHHSLKMLQGSYSVAILSPLIPGTLFAARRGSPLVIGVGVGEHFIASDVAALVSVTQQVIFLEEGDIAHIQRDSFIIYDFRGQKVERELHLSHVQADAVERGHFRHYMQKEIFEQAHALRETLAGRVYNGRVLEGIFGASEARLFAEIYAVQIIACGTSYHAGLIASHWIETLAKLPCSVEVASEFRYRQPLANPNALVVAISQSGETADTLAALQEAKRLGFGPSLAICNVPESSLVRTADMCFMTRAGIEIGVASTKAFTTQLLALLLLTVVLGKHNGTISESDMEGDIVHSLEQLPHAVDMLLRKVQQPIKNLAERFADKYHALFLGRGIHYPVAKEGALKLKEISYIHAEAYPAGELKHGPLALVDANMPVIAVAPNDALQEKLKSNLEEVHARGGQLFIFANHRAIMQASDYITVVELGEIDELISPILYTIPLQLLAYHVALIKGTDVDQPRNLAKSVTVE, from the coding sequence ATGTGTGGAATTATTGGTGCAGTGGCTGAACGAGATGTGGTGCCGATTTTATTAGAAGGTTTAAAGCGTTTGGAATATCGGGGTTATGATTCTGTGGGCGTGGCAATTATTGATCAAGCTTTACAAGGATTACGACGCGAACGAGTGGCGGGTAAAGTGCGGCAATTAGAACAAGTGTTAAAGCAACATTCCATGTATTCACCTATTGGCATTGCGCATACTCGTTGGTCCACGCATGGTAAACCCTCAGAAGTTAATGCCCATCCCCATTTTGCTAAAGATAAAGTCGCTGTGGTGCATAACGGAATTATTGAAAATCACCAGATATTGCGTCAAGCATTACAGCAAAAAGGGCATATTTTTCAATCTGAAACCGATACGGAAGTGATTGCACATTTAATTCATGATAATTGGTTAGAAATGGGCGATTTAACAGCCGCGATTCATCATAGTTTAAAAATGTTACAAGGCAGTTATTCCGTAGCGATTTTAAGCCCATTGATACCGGGAACTTTATTTGCGGCGCGGCGTGGCAGTCCTTTGGTAATTGGGGTGGGCGTGGGGGAACATTTTATTGCCTCTGATGTGGCCGCTTTAGTGTCGGTGACGCAACAAGTGATTTTCTTAGAAGAAGGCGACATTGCGCATATTCAACGCGATAGTTTTATTATTTACGATTTTCGCGGACAAAAAGTAGAACGTGAATTGCATTTAAGCCATGTCCAAGCCGACGCGGTGGAACGCGGACATTTTCGCCATTACATGCAAAAAGAAATTTTTGAACAAGCCCATGCCTTGCGAGAAACTTTGGCCGGACGGGTTTATAACGGACGAGTATTAGAAGGGATATTTGGAGCTTCGGAAGCGCGATTATTTGCCGAAATTTACGCGGTGCAAATTATTGCCTGTGGCACCAGTTATCATGCGGGATTAATTGCGTCACATTGGATTGAAACTTTGGCCAAATTACCGTGTTCGGTTGAAGTAGCCAGTGAATTTCGTTATCGTCAACCTTTAGCCAATCCTAATGCGTTAGTGGTCGCTATTTCTCAATCGGGAGAAACCGCAGATACTTTAGCCGCATTGCAAGAAGCCAAACGTTTGGGATTTGGCCCGAGTTTAGCGATTTGTAATGTGCCAGAAAGCTCTTTAGTACGCACTGCGGATATGTGTTTTATGACCAGAGCGGGTATTGAAATTGGCGTGGCCTCGACTAAAGCCTTTACCACACAATTACTTGCATTATTATTATTAACCGTGGTTTTAGGCAAACATAATGGCACTATTTCAGAATCCGATATGGAAGGCGATATTGTCCACAGTTTAGAACAATTGCCCCATGCAGTGGATATGCTATTGAGAAAAGTGCAGCAGCCAATTAAAAACTTAGCAGAACGGTTTGCGGATAAATATCACGCGCTGTTTTTAGGGCGTGGCATTCACTACCCGGTGGCGAAAGAAGGCGCGTTAAAATTAAAAGAAATTTCTTACATTCATGCCGAAGCCTACCCCGCAGGGGAATTAAAACATGGCCCTTTGGCCTTAGTTGATGCCAATATGCCTGTGATTGCGGTTGCGCCTAATGATGCATTGCAAGAAAAGTTAAAGTCTAATTTAGAAGAAGTTCATGCGCGAGGCGGACAATTATTTATTTTTGCCAATCACCGCGCCATTATGCAGGCTTCGGATTATATTACCGTAGTGGAATTAGGAGAAATTGATGAATTAATTTCTCCCATTTTATACACCATTCCATTGCAATTACTGGCTTATCATGTGGCTTTAATTAAAGGCACGGATGTGGATCAACCGCGTAATTTGGCCAAATCGGTGACGGTGGAGTAA